ACAACCTGATGCTGCTGGATGGCTCTACCCAGGGCAAGCTGGTCATCTACAAAGAGAACGCGCCGGGCGCGGCTGCAGCCAGCTTTGCCGGTTACGACCCGCGCACCCGCCCCTGGTACGCGCCATTTGCCAGAACCGGCCAGGCGGGCTGGTCTGATATCTACGCCAATTACGATGAATACGCAGAAGTCACCATCAGCGCCGCCTCGCCCGTGCGGGAGAACGGCCAGCTGCTGGGCGTGGTCGATGCCGATGTCAAACTGAGCGACCTGAACCGCTTTTTGCGTGACGAAACCTTGCGCGGTTCCGGCTCTGTGGCCATTACCGACGGGCAGGGCGTGCTGATTGCGCACTCCGGCAACAGCCCGGTGTTGTCTGATGGCCATGCCGGCATTGCCCGGGGCGAGCGGCTGAGCCTGGCGCAAAGCGAAGACCCGGTGCTGCGCGCTGCGGCGGCGTGGGTTTCGAAAACGCCGCAGGATCAGTCGGTCAGTTTTCATGACACCGTGGACGGCAGAGCCTACAGCGGCCGCGTCACACCGTTTTTTGACAAACGCGGCCTGCACTGGCGCATTGTCACGCTAGTGCCCGATTCTGATCTGGTGGGCGATATCCGCGCCAGCACGCACCGGGCAGCCCTGTTGCTGGCGGCGCTGGCCATTACCGGCCTGTTGCTCTGTCTGTGGGTGATCGGCTGGGTCACGCGCCCCATTCATCGCACCGCCCAGGCGGCCAACCGGCTGGCGCAAGGGGACTGGCTGACCAAGATCAACACGCGCAGCCCGATCCGCGAAACCGCCACGCTGGTCAAAGCCTTCAACACCATGGCCCGCCAGGTTGATCTGGCCTTCAATACCATGCGCGACCAGTTGCGGCTGGATGGCCTGACCCAGTTGCTGACCCGCCAGGGCTTGCTGGAAGAAGTGAACTGGCCGGAACAACGCCCGGCCATCTTGTGCCTGATCGGGCTGGATGGTTTTCGCACCATCAACGATAACCTGGGCTACGACACCAGCAGCCGCTTGCTGCAGGCGGTGGCCGAACGCCTGCGCAACCATTTGCCGTGTCTGGCCTTGCTGGCGCGGATCGGCGGCGACGAGTTCGCCGTGATCTGCGTCGACCCGACGCAAGCGGCAGACGAAACCGGGGCGCAGGTGCTGGCGCTGTTTGCCTCGCCCTTTGTGTCGGGCGATGACGAAATCATGGTCAGCGCCTCGGTCGGCGTGGTCGAAGGCATGTTGTCTTCTGATGTCCTGCCAGAGTGGCTGCGCAACGCCAGCGTGGCCATGGGCGAAGCCAAACGCCGCGCGCGGATGTCCTCTGTGGTGTTCGAGCCGGATATGCTCGAACGCCTGCGGGACCTCTCCCGCCTGACCAGTGATTTGCGGCAGGCGCTGGATCACGACCAGTTCCTGGTGCATTACCAGCCGGTGATTGCCATGACTGATGGCCAGATCAGCGGGGTAGAAGCGCTGGTGCGCTGGCAAAGCCCGACGCGCGGGCTGGTGCCGCCGGCCATGTTTATTCCGATTGCGGAAAACTCTGACCTGATCCTGGCGCTGGGCGACTGGGTGTTGCGCACCGCCACGCGGGATATTGCCGCCCTGATTGACCGGCTGCCGCCGCATTTTGAACTGCATGTGAATGTCTCGGCACGGCAACTGATCCAGTCCGACTTTATCCATACCTTGCGCCAGGCCTTGCAGGAAAGCGGCTTGCCGCCGCACTACCTGACGCTGGAACTGACCGAATCCGTGCTGATCGAGCGCGGCGGGCACACGGTAGAGCGGCTGCGGGAGATCCGCAGTCTGGGCGTGAAGATCGCGATTGACGACTTCGGCACGGGGTATTCGTCGCTCTCTTACCTGGGCACCTTGCCGTTTGATTGCCTGAAGATTGACAAGAGTTTTGTCGATACCATCTGCGTGTCATCACAAGACACCGCAGTGGTGGCGGCCATCTTGCATATGGCGCGCGGTTTTGGCGTGACCGCAGTGGCCGAAGGCGTTGAAACCGAAGACCAGGCCCTCCGCCTGCGGGAGATGGGCTGCAGCCACGCCCAGGGCTACTGGTTTGGCCGGCCGGTGCCACTGAACGAGTTGAACTGGCGCACGCTGTAACGGCCAGACTGCCTCAGCGGCCCGGCGCCAGATGGCGGTCTATGAGCGGCGCAATCTGTGCCCCCATGACCTCGGCAAAACCGTGATCCCCGCCCGCAAAGACGTGGCGCGTTGCCTGCGGTAACAAGCGCTGCAAATACTCGCCCACTGCCACCGGGCTGATCGGATCCGCATC
The Silvimonas iriomotensis genome window above contains:
- a CDS encoding bifunctional diguanylate cyclase/phosphodiesterase; the encoded protein is MRQPDRSGTKPGRFSIPLRAAIALPVALILIASVGFQEVTQHDNSTRLIDTTSIRLLDALTVTTNNRLANFLEVPFAAQQALGDAIVRYRLATPGNMEPVYRHIVGTFHDLYQDQPQISVMSFGSAQGEFAGVRRKDNHYNLMLLDGSTQGKLVIYKENAPGAAAASFAGYDPRTRPWYAPFARTGQAGWSDIYANYDEYAEVTISAASPVRENGQLLGVVDADVKLSDLNRFLRDETLRGSGSVAITDGQGVLIAHSGNSPVLSDGHAGIARGERLSLAQSEDPVLRAAAAWVSKTPQDQSVSFHDTVDGRAYSGRVTPFFDKRGLHWRIVTLVPDSDLVGDIRASTHRAALLLAALAITGLLLCLWVIGWVTRPIHRTAQAANRLAQGDWLTKINTRSPIRETATLVKAFNTMARQVDLAFNTMRDQLRLDGLTQLLTRQGLLEEVNWPEQRPAILCLIGLDGFRTINDNLGYDTSSRLLQAVAERLRNHLPCLALLARIGGDEFAVICVDPTQAADETGAQVLALFASPFVSGDDEIMVSASVGVVEGMLSSDVLPEWLRNASVAMGEAKRRARMSSVVFEPDMLERLRDLSRLTSDLRQALDHDQFLVHYQPVIAMTDGQISGVEALVRWQSPTRGLVPPAMFIPIAENSDLILALGDWVLRTATRDIAALIDRLPPHFELHVNVSARQLIQSDFIHTLRQALQESGLPPHYLTLELTESVLIERGGHTVERLREIRSLGVKIAIDDFGTGYSSLSYLGTLPFDCLKIDKSFVDTICVSSQDTAVVAAILHMARGFGVTAVAEGVETEDQALRLREMGCSHAQGYWFGRPVPLNELNWRTL